A region from the Hylaeus volcanicus isolate JK05 chromosome 6, UHH_iyHylVolc1.0_haploid, whole genome shotgun sequence genome encodes:
- the LOC128878920 gene encoding mitochondrial translation release factor in rescue, which yields MLKSLSNRYYVQSSAGYMLLSSCEKVCSFLCGGNNIYNNLVNVQSSNNQIRCKSYNRFLDYSKVPKLDENDLQEQHVRGSGPGGQATNKTSNAVVLKHKPTGLIVKCHETRSLLQNSKIAREIMLTKLDDLINGEDSIRNQEKLLQKRDSMKKKQKQKKLNKLKEEFKKRESLDGTFNKVN from the coding sequence ATGTTGAAGTCCTTATCAAACAGATATTATGTCCAATCCTCTGCTGGTTACATGCTTCTATCAAGCTGTGAAAAAGTTTGTAGTTTTCTGTGTggtggaaataatatttataacaatttagTCAATGTTCAGAGTAGTAACAACCAAATTCGATGTAAGTCTTACAATCGCTTTTTAGACTATTCAAAAGTACCTAAACTCGATGAAAATGATCTGCAAGAGCAACACGTAAGAGGATCTGGTCCTGGTGGTCAAGCAACCAATAAAACATCTAATGCAGTAGTTTTGAAACACAAACCTACCGGACTAATTGTAAAATGCCATGAAACCAGaagtttattacaaaatagtaaaattgctagagaaataatgttaacaaaattagaTGATCTAATCAATGGCGAGGATTCTATtagaaatcaagaaaaattgcTTCAAAAAAGGGATTCaatgaagaagaaacaaaagcaaaagaaattaaacaaattaaaggaagaatttaagaaacgtGAATCCCTAGATGGTACATTCAacaaagttaattaa
- the LOC128878922 gene encoding uncharacterized protein LOC128878922 codes for MRQTILKLYKDLLRYGDTLKYTETKYYKNKIRSSFKENKCLTNQADIDFQIQKGNKLLEYRRIV; via the exons atgagacaaacaattttaaaactgTACAAAGATCTGTTGCGCTACGGAGACACGTTGAAATACACGGAAACGAAGTAttataagaacaaaattcgtagtagtttcaaagaaaataagtgCTTGACCAATCAAGCAGACattgattttcaaatacag AAAGGAAATAAACTTTTGGAGTATCGTCGAATCGtataa
- the LOC128878908 gene encoding uncharacterized protein LOC128878908 — translation MSFMIESRQPNEINNKNSENLLTYRMKEDYSFKYIPESHFKCVVKNVQRQRRKEDEERIWTSFVKEQELNNLRIDKGDVDRSIESIENLLQENIQDVDRELKRLREDALPERNKGTRSCKSNNKHEKSTPIENSFPKEKLEVKDKNRNNTNIQIPILQEDIVSNYKETEESRRSFKSKAKISLSDPLITHKRHYTNQLLHTTDNFENNSDSDSSNNRNDIVHVQPDPFTVQKILLMQKKIAELLNEISFRLCKIPLPDGDNDLKRRQQQSMEFAIRFSRNYIYELNRLVASIQKHIGVVSFKTRLNQCHKNIGFRQDKIKQELIAAHQLLIQALSAYCKHIPNSTLEGHAKKLQNVLQIVCDLKDICDKVELSANRFCAGDADMMPEETELQDVIDTILSKLKLTLEGKHPTINHRNTESAMTLAPVSSRNKKSSSKKNLSSRLSMYSVDVSKTKQRRRNDLRKSHFSQKEKKCSVLDTKSTHSQQYLIPELLYPSPVTHTPSSRDVAWIESTKDVKYLREDDIKTMMDEIVIDSDNDSNLDIQTKRSNTMKTVQQSKILRKKLSTEISKPKNGDVKRTNTKGQHSTNDNDLLKKISTITKEHLSTLVPVISDLMTLASKKQNDSEAQPISETSMGTLIEFLHKYQSPKDSDTKASMTDDSCKRSNVKLNGVSEIQKYGNENVQLIYVSSMDKVPNTTHCNASCQVDCEIASINNRKSTNSTTKDWVELNVSKETALQFSAYRDEYQKLCQSKPMYSSSTPNKPWDIVAWISDKLIEELIIEITEELQMNDVLQKLFEMEFKEY, via the exons ATGTCTTTTATGATAGAAAGCAGGCAACctaatgaaataaacaataaaaacagtGAAAATTTACTTACTTATAGAATGAAAGAAGATTATAGTTTTAAG tATATACCTGAAAGTCATTTTAAATGTGTAGTAAAAAACGTACAGAGGCAAAGGCGCAAGGAGGATGAGGAGCGTATTTGGACTTCATTCGTTAAAGAACAGGAGTTAAATAATCTGAGGATTGATAAAGGTGATGTTGACCGGTCCATAGAAAGCATCGAAAATCTCCTACAAGAGAATATACAAGATGTAGATAGAGAACTTAAAAGACTCCGGGAGGATGCTCTCCCCGAACGAAATAAAGGGACTCGAAGTTgtaaatctaataataaacatGAAAAGTCTACACCTATAGAA aatagtTTTCCGAAGGAGAAGCTGGAggtaaaagataaaaatagaaataacactaatattcaaattccaaTTTTGCAAGAGGACATTGTTTCTAATTATAAAGAAACCGAAGAATCCAGAAGAAGTTTTAAATCGAAGGCTAAAATATCTCTATCGGACCCTTTGATTACGCACAAGAGACATTATACGAATCAACTTCTGCACACAACTGAtaactttgagaataattCTGATTCGGATTCGAGTAATAACAGAAACGATATTGTTCACGTACAACCAGATCCGTTTACAgtacaaaaaattctattaatgcaaaagaaaattgctgaattattaaatgaaatttcatttagattaTGCAAGATTCCTCTGCCAGATGGTGATAACGATTTGAAAAGAAGGCAACAGCAAAGCATGGAATTTGCTATTagattttcaagaaattatatCTATGAACTTAACAGGCTTGTCGCGAGCATTCAAAAACACATTGGTGTTGTATCTTTCAAAACGCGATTAAATCAatgtcataaaaatattggatttcGTCAAGACAAGATTAAACAAGAACTAATCGCTGCTcatcaattattaatacaagCTTTAAGTGCTTACTGCAAACATATTCCTAACTCTACTCTCGAAGGCCACgctaaaaaacttcaaaatgtACTACAGATTGTCTGTGACCTGAAAGATATATGCGATAAAGTTGAACTCTCCGCCAATCGTTTCTGCGCGGGAGATGCGGATATGATGCCAGAG GAAACGGAACTTCAAGATGTAATCGATACTATTTTGTCGAAATTGAAGTTGACTTTAGAAGGTAAACATCCAACTATTAATCATAGGAATACTGAATCTGCAATGACTCTTGCACCGGTATCTTCGCGCAACAAAAAAAGTTCtagtaaaaagaatttatctaGTCGACTGAGCATGTACAGCGTGGATGTATCTAAAACTAAGCAAAGAAGAAGGAACGACTTGAGAAAAA gtcatttttctcaaaaagaaaaaaagtgttcTGTACTAGACACCAAAAGCACACACAGTCAACAATATTTGATACCAGAATTACTATATCCTAGTCCCGTAACGCATACACCGTCTTCTAGGGACGTTGCTTGGATTGAATCGACAAAGGATGTGAAGTATTTGAGAGAAGATGATATCAAAACAATGATGGACGAAATAGTAATAGATTCTGATAAT GATAGTAATCTAGACATTCAAACGAAACGTAGTAATACAATGAAAACGGTACAACAATCTAAAATATTACGGAAAAAGTTATCTACAGAGATATCTAAACCAAAGAATGGCGATGTTAAAAGGACAAATACTAAAGGACAGCATTCTACAAATGACAATGAtctactaaaaaaaatatcaacaattaCCAAAGAACATTTGTCTACTCTAGTTCCTGTAATAAGCGATTTAATGACTTTAGCATCAAAAAAG CAAAACGACTCAGAAGCGCAACCTATATCAGAAACATCTATGGGAAcgttaatagaatttttgcaCAAATATCAATCGCCTAAAGATTCGGATACAAAAGCATCTATGACGGATGATAGTTGTAAACgttcaaatgttaaattaaatgg CGTATCTGAAATTCAGAAATACGGCAATGAGAATGTACAACTAATTTATGTGTCATCCATGGATAAGGTGCCTAACACGACACACTGTAATGCTTCGTGTCAAGTCGATTGCGAGATCGCG agtatcaataatagaaaaagtacAAATTCAACTACCAAAGACTGGGTGGAACTTAATGTTTCAAAAGAGACTGCACTACAGTTTTCAGCATACAGAGACGAATATCAAAAGCTGTGTCAGTCAAAGCCAATGTATTCTAGCAGCACACCAAACAAACCATGGGATATCGTGGCATG GATATCCGATAAACTAATAGAAGAGCTAATAATCGAAATAACAGAAGAATTACAAATGAACGATGTACTACAGAAATTGTTTGAGATggaatttaaagaatattaa
- the LOC128878904 gene encoding uncharacterized protein LOC128878904 — protein MVSPSKIQHQEHKQPPRENKLTNHSHVRTQKNLKPLEGKSFYLDIKNHATTTKIEAKIKDLGGVIELFLVRSVNLVVSDRVDKTGSINFGKHKWGSVSGGSGGPPSLRSLETPTPMTTPSTPYFSPDCPLSNSIALRGQTTQRSKSRVDAMLERALIQPQQCSVDPLYNAQNWGIPIWAIDKLQAWLDRIYASVKDADHLKRSKHSSQQTSIKDLKVRHLKGPYLKFEAFQRSTRPVFVELPVWPTLNFSGDPGSCPFNTKRREKVEKLRAEVKENREGIQPIKQEEGREMTRRPRTTATRGRRTEQLASGYCEICRISYRDLAKHVQSDQHLGFVRNNDNFLSLDSLINAGANVEAFLKLNRTKDIEKDCNLFSNEDRNLRDIVLPEGKVDRNTKSLGDFGVDDVKMVQCNGTRRNLNLKLSSPHNLRTRAKHESGHLLRSKGSPWHEVEKTEKFYDKFEGFTIKKRAKGTIWIEEDEGGDELVREHDLTESKQNEYKIKSFSTGLVGKYDDETNCGEVCNKNNDSGNQDVQRTITCCNEQNNVNAEYVKQDRDPGKHRNHDQINGSIKNSYNESALMTNNDSGNDSCRASRSETLKELNCKYQLENIISSTKKVSDDRDEIKKDVICNGHSIKDERGDGKVSNDVEGNEVKLVKPKCLKTGRRGGRSFRGRNRLSVEERLIEDNRAYYKVEVLGSKLRSSVMPNSNSQCIVKREDDEEKKELPSSEKPVVVRFKRVRKSELSLLSDEAESFMFGELKRDDSSEVSDEEQSSVLPRDTDSDRIDADHSACPSSSLNFTSPVKMEAIEEDSQDSLSLGRARKRRLTQAEALIKDNVDYYKFETPGSRLRYQAPLTGIKEPPVTEGTTKAEEIVEVVPIDMEKVYPSKPSAEVEKMQFSFETVPKSEPWYQTYQRQDAGAEYWHYFSEGDSLKPFLLPYEIDNFHEILMKNHNRSESRRKGRGRSSGCVGRSPRKSPRCHASTLAIMSTIIRKREQQQQTSNLYTIEECHSGRSQMNTPRPDSKPDPKSENLDEELKAMVKTIDEMLNANDTLELNDSFEPDATQMELNLYEPGIPKGPPSNLLELLDNCHEIVNCLENSSCASSECGEGNIESPSKRRKKRKNRTGWPGIKMKKKLPSKPPGDVDDRENLSEKNIEQSEKCGDELVANSIDRVSEEANDRISITNSIVQNTEQSSFDQPKDNSCLFEVYSSNSNACHDVEEKKNGSTEVIYDSLLHTNGETCVVSRTSEICNETERNFVLTKEYTFGKNLPEIVEVSENDPGNDENHENVFRKDVNSMSDRRFKKRQRDNPTSETCESRAELENHEILCRKDTETVIVSRKHHTSNGLPRKKQQKGHPDNPDSEIERHNNVYKRTRVVSKRRMYSRRGRRKNNISSNTVFEDENCKEDSYLSITCKKQQNLKSVKRRVDTVSSETQDSEVECALSGRVSPTIMATSELEQRRSSIEFQPVVRMMKIDEQVDMDHSILSVTIASNRRLRSSSSPRSNVQPPKKRLKAGRGQFRRWLKTS, from the exons ATGGTATCTCCGTCCAAAATTCAGCATCAGGAGCACAAGCAGCCAccaagagaaaataaattaaccaaTCACTCAC ATGTTCGTACACAGAAGAACTTGAAACCGTTGGAAGGGAAATCTTTTTACTTGGATATAAAGAACCATGCTACCACAACCAAAATAGAAGCAAAAATCAAAGATTTGGGCGGG gtGATAGAACTATTTTTAGTACGAAGCGTTAATCTAGTAGTGAGCGACAGGGTAGATAAGACTGGTAGCATAAACTTTGGGAAACATAAATGGGGTTCTGTCAGTGGAGGCAGTGGGGGTCCCCCCTCGCTGAGGAGTTTAGAAACTCCAACCCCCATGACAACTCCATCAACTCCATATTTTAGTCCCGACTGTCCCTTGTCCAACTCTATCGCTCTGAGGGGTCAAACTACCCAAAGATCT AAATCGCGGGTGGATGCAATGTTGGAGCGTGCTCTGATACAGCCACAACAGTGTTCCGTGGATCCGCTTTACAACGCCCAAAATTGGGGAATTCCTATTTGGGCGATCGATAAACTTCAGGCTTGGCTCGATAGAATTTACGCATCCGTTAAAGACGCGGATCATTTAAAACGGTCGAAGCATTCGAGTCAACAAACTTCAATTAAAGATTTAAAGGTCAGGCACCTCAAGGGACCCTATCTAAAATTCGAGGCCTTCCAGAG GTCCACTAGACCCGTCTTTGTTGAATTGCCTGTGTGGCCAACTTTAAATTTTTCCGGGGATCCAGGCTCCTGTCCTTTCAACACGAAAAGACGagaaaaggtggaaaaattacGAGCAGAGGTCAAAGAAAACAGGGAAGGTATTCAGCCTATCAAACAAGAGGAG GGTAGAGAAATGACTCGGAGACCACGAACAACTGCCACTCGTGGTCGCAGAACTGAACAGTTGGCTTCCGGTTATTGTGAAATTTGTCGTATCAGTTATCGAGATCTGGCCAAACATGTACAAAGCGATCAACATCTCGGCTTCGTCCGAAACAATGACAATTTCTTGTCTTTGGATTCTCTGATCAACGCGGGAGCCAACGTGGAGGCATTTCTTAAACTAAACAGAACAAAAGATATAGA AAAAGACTGTAACTTGTTTTCCAATGAAGATCGCAATCTTCGCGACATAGTACTGCCAGAGGGAAAGGTGGATAGAAATACGAAAAGTTTAGGTGATTTTGGAGTCGACGATGTAAAAATGGTGCAGTGTAACGGTACCCGTAGGAATCTCAATTTAAAACTAAGTTCACCTCACAACTTACGCACACGTGCGAAACACGAGAGCGGGCACTTGTTGAGGTCGAAAGGTAGCCCATGGCACGAGGTGGAGAAAACGGAGAAGTTTTATGACAAATTCGAGGGTTTTACCATAAAGAAACGAGCGAAAGGAACAATCTGGATCGAAGAAGACGAGGGGGGCGACGAGTTGGTGCGTGAACACGATTTAACGGAATCCAAGCAGAACGAGTATAAGATCAAATCGTTTTCGACGGGGTTAGTTGGAAAATACGACGACGAGACAAATTGTGGTGAAgtgtgtaataaaaataacgattctGGTAATCAGGATGTACAAAGGACGATAACTTGTTGTAACGAACAGAACAATGTGAACGCGGAGTACGTTAAACAGGATCGAGATCCTGGGAAGCATAGGAATCACGATCAGATAAACGGTAgcataaaaaatagttataaCGAAAGTGCTCTAATGACGAATAATGACAGCGGTAACGATTCCTGTAGGGCATCTAGGAGCGAAACTCTGAAAGAATTGAATTGCAAATATCAGTTGGAGAACATTATATCGAGTACAAAGAAGGTTTCCGACGATCGCGATGAGATTAAGAAAGACGTCATCTGTAACGGTCATAGCATAAAGGACGAACGGGGGGATGGCAAAGTGTCGAACGATGTGGAAGGGAACGAGGTAAAACTAGTTAAACCCAAGTGCTTAAAAACGGGCAGAAGAGGTGGTAGGAGTTTTAGGGGACGAAATAGACTGTCCGTCGAGGAACGTTTGATCGAAGACAATCGCGCGTATTACAAAGTGGAGGTGTTAGGAAGTAAATTACGGTCGAGTGTAATGCCAAACAGTAACTCGCAATGTATAGTCAAAAGGGAGGACGACGAGGAGAAGAAGGAACTGCCATCGAGCGAAAAACCGGTAGTCGTACGATTTAAACGCGTAAGGAAATCCGAGTTGTCGCTACTGAGCGACGAAGCGGAGTCCTTTATGTTTGGCGAGCTTAAACGCGACGATTCGAGCGAAGTGAGCGACGAAGAGCAAAGTAGCGTATTACCAAGGGACACCGATAGTGACCGTATCGATGCCGACCATTCCGCGTGCCCCAGTTCCTCCTTAAACTTCACTTCGCCTGTGAAAATGGAGGCTATCGAAGAGGATTCGCAGGATTCCTTGAGTTTGGGTCGAGCTAGGAAGAGGAGGCTGACGCAGGCCGAAGCTCTCATCAAAGACAACGTCGATTATTATAAGTTCGAAACGCCTGGGAGTAGATTGAGGTATCAGGCACCTCTGACTGGCATCAAGGAACCTCCGGTAACCGAAGGAACGACGAAAGCGGAGGAAATTGTAGAAGTAGTACCAATCGACATGGAGAAAGTTTATCCGTCCAAACCTTCAGCAGAGGTTGAAAAGATGCAGTTCTCTTTCGAAACCGTACCAAAATCTGAACCATGGTATCAGACCTATCAACGACAGGATGCGGGAGCAGAGTATTGGCACTACTTCAGCGAAGGAGACTCGCTGAAGCCGTTTCTTTTACCGTACGAAATCGATAATTTTCACGAGattctaatgaaaaatcataATAGGAGCGAAAGTAGGAGGAAAGGTCGTGGACGAAGTTCAGGCTGCGTAGGACGATCCCCGAGGAAGAGCCCTAGGTGTCACGCGTCCACGTTGGCGATTATGTCGACGATAATACGAAAAAGGGAACAACAGCAACAAACATCGAACTTGTATACGATAGAGGAGTGTCATTCTGGTAGGTCGCAGATGAACACGCCGAGGCCTGATTCAAAACCCGATCCTAAATCCGAGAATCTGGATGAAGAACTGAAGGCGATGGTGAAGACGATCGACGAGATGCTCAACGCGAACGACACTTTGGAATTGAACGACTCCTTCGAACCGGACGCCACGCAAATGGAATTGAACCTTTACGAGCCTGGCATCCCGAAAGGACCACCGTCGAACTTGTTGGAATTGTTGGACAATTGTCACGAGATCGTCAACTGTTTAGAGAACTCCTCGTGCGCAAGCTCGGAGTGCGGCGAAGGCAACATCGAGTCACCTTCGAAgcgaaggaaaaagagaaaaaatcgAACGGGATGGCCTggaattaaaatgaagaaaaaactTCCGAGCAAACCTCCTGGAGACGTGGACGATAGGGAAAATTTGTCGGAGAAGAATATCGAACAGAGTGAGAAGTGTGGCGACGAGTTGGTCGCGAACAGCATCGATAGAGTATCGGAAGAAGCCAATGATAGAATATCCATTACCAACAGTATCGTGCAGAACACTGAGCAGTCGAGTTTCGATCAGCCAAAAGACAATAGTTGTTTGTTTGAAGTGTATTCCTCGAATTCTAACGCTTGCCACGACgtagaagaaaagaagaacggGAGTACGGAGGTAATATACGATTCCCTATTACATACGAATGGTGAGACGTGCGTCGTTTCGCGTACGTCTGAAATATGTAACGAGACTGAGAGAAATTTCGTATTAACTAAAGAGTACACGTTCGGGAAAAACTTGCCGGAGATCGTGGAGGTATCGGAGAACGATCCAGGGAACGACGAGAATCACGAGAACGTTTTTCGAAAGGATGTTAATTCTATGTCGGATCGACGATTCAAGAAACGCCAGCGCGACAATCCAACGTCTGAGACGTGTGAATCGAGGGCGGAGCTCGAGAATCACGAGATTCTTTGTCGAAAGGACACAGAAACTGTAATCGTTTCCAGAAAACATCATACCTCTAACGGGCTGCCCAGGAAGAAACAGCAGAAAGGTCATCCTGACAATCCTGACTCTGAGATCGAACGTCACAATAACGTGTACAAAAGAACTAGGGTAGTATCGAAGAGACGTATGTACTCGAGGAGAGGTAGgagaaagaataatatatCGTCGAACACGGTGTTTGAGGATGAGAACTGTAAAGAAGATTCCTATTTAAGTATTACGTGTAAAAAGCAACAGAATTTGAAGAGTGTAAAGCGACGAGTCGACACTGTGTCGTCGGAAACCCAGGACTCGGAGGTTGAGTGCGCGTTATCGGGACGCGTTAGTCCGACAATCATGGCAACTTCGGAGCTCGAACAGAGACGTTCGAGCATCGAGTTTCAGCCAGTCGTTAGAATGATGAAGATCGACGAACAAGTTGATATGGACCACAGTATTCTTTCGGTAACAATCGCGAGCAACAGACGGTTAAGAAGTTCCAGTTCACCGAGATCGAACGTTCAACCACCGAAAAAACGTTTAAAAGCCGGTCGCGGTCAATTCAGACGGTGGTTGAAAACTAGCTGA
- the LOC128878918 gene encoding transmembrane emp24 domain-containing protein 1-like, giving the protein MSNFLRALVFGVLFSFANTTMPHPWYETLPAVALDYKVHIDAGKEDCYFQYVNSGATFYVNFQVVRGGDGKAGFAVRNPEGVIVHPYQWLPNSDYQDTVKNAGYYSICIDNQFSRFASKLVNLYITVIRYDEWNKYTKEIEELNLSVENFTSAITHVERNINEMLQSQHLSRSREARDLNLLLDNNFYVQSWSIMQIVIIMITTTLQVHFVRKLFEVKPSKYSKVGI; this is encoded by the exons ATGTCTAATTTTTTACGAGCTCTGGTTTTCGGAGTGCTTTTTAGCTTCGCGAACACCACCATGCCTCATCCCTGGTACGAAACTTTACCAGCGGTGGCTTTAGATTACAAAGTTCACATCGACGCCGGAAAAGAAGATTGTTACTTTCAATATGTTAATTCTGGCGCTACTTTCTACGTAAATTTCCAG GTGGTACGTGGTGGTGATGGAAAGGCAGGATTTGCAGTGAGAAATCCAGAAGGTGTAATAGTTCATCCGTATCAATGGCTTCCTAATTCAGATTATCAGGATACAGTGAAGAATGCTGGCTACTACAGTATTTGTATAGATAACCAGTTCTCTAGATTTGCTTCAAaattagttaatttatatatcacTGTCATCAG ATATGATGAAtggaataaatatacgaaggAGATAGAGGAACTGAACCTTTCGGTTGAAAACTTTACG AGCGCGATAACGCACGTGGAACGGAACATTAACGAAATGCTCCAGAGTCAACATTTGAGTCGCAGTAGAGAAGCACGCGacttaaatttgttattggataacaatttttatgttcaaTCGTGGTCCATTATGCAAATAGTTATCATAATGATAACAACGACTCTACAGGTACATTTTgtgagaaaattgtttgagGTGAAACCgtcgaaatattcaaaagtagGCATATGA